From Passer domesticus isolate bPasDom1 chromosome 8, bPasDom1.hap1, whole genome shotgun sequence, a single genomic window includes:
- the LOC135306063 gene encoding zinc finger protein 22-like: MSLDTEAEQELKMESREDKSLRQNLMAEAILSSSMAQEPNGEEKPLRCHTRRGCKRRWRGSEGERASLGWEGGRRWSQSSELVVHEEVPDGEKPQKCLEFGRGFQISSNLIQHQRTHTGERPYECDQCRKRFRSSSSLLVHQRTHTEERPFRCPDCGQGFRQSSHLVRHQ; this comes from the exons atgtccctggacactgaggcag agcaggagctgaaaatggagagcagggaggacaaatccctgcggcagaacctcatggcagaggccattttgagcagctccatggcgcaggaacccaacggggaggaaaagcccctgaGATGCcacacgaggaggggctgcaaacgcagatggcggggatctgagggggaaagagccagcctgggctgggaaggcggccggagatggagccagagctcagagctggtggtccatgaggaggttcctgatggggagaagccccagaAGTGCTTGGAGTTTGGGAGGGGCTTCCAGATAAGCTCCAACctgatccagcaccagagaacccacactggggaacggccctacgagtgtgatcagtgcaggaagaggtttcggAGCAGCTCTAGTCTCCTCGTGCAccagcgcacgcacacagaggagaggcccttccgctgccccgactgcgggcagggcttcaggcagagctcccatCTTGTCCGGCACCAGTGA